The Scyliorhinus torazame isolate Kashiwa2021f chromosome 29, sScyTor2.1, whole genome shotgun sequence genome includes the window caaaggtgtgcagggtgggtggattggccacgctaaattgccccttgataggaaaaaaataaattgggtactctaaatttttttttttttttaaatgaaggctcCGTCCGTGGCCTGGGCCCTCGTGTGCGGCGTCAACCCCGAGCTCCAAACCCAGAGGCCCGGGGACTGTGTCACTGCACCACGAGGCCTTCATATTTGAAAGACATGAAACTTTTCAACCCCTTTGCGTTTGGGCAAGTGATTGTTGTTGTAATGTGCAACAGGGATTTTGACAGGTGCTGAGCTGTAATTGATTTTGCTTTGAAAAGTCGAGGGCCACAAAAGCCTTCTCTCCGATATTTctttgagggagggggtgggggggaaaaaaaacaaacagtctACTTACCAGCCGCCTGTTCCTTTTCAATAAGCATCCGACAAGGAACATGTTCatgaggacactgacgaccagaacGATTACGACCATTTGCGTTGTCAGCGGAGCGACTGCCGGAGAGGGTTCAGTGTTGCATCTCAGTGTTGCCGCCATTATACCATCTTTTTCAGGGGCTAAAGATGTCGGGTTGACCTCGGTCCGGTTGGCTGCGGTTGCTAGGCTGCCATTGGCTAGAACAGGAACGGCGTTGGAGCCATTGATCAGGTCCATGAGGCCGGCGTTGATCAAGGATGGAGGCGGCCTGGTTTGGTTGACATCCGCTGGCCTGCCCCCGGCTAAATCTGGAGTGGCGCTGGTTCTATCGGTCAAGCCCAATAAGCTGCCATTGGTTAAGAGTGGAGAGGACGGATTGGTTATGTCGGTCGGGTCGCCATGGGTTGAGgttggagtggggttggttgtgttgCCTTGAGTGGTTGGAGTGGCATTGGTTGTTGGATTGTCAGTTCCACTGGCGAAGGTTCCTGGTTCTATTGAAGGCGTTGTGGCATTTGTTACGGTTGGTAGCATTATTTCAATGCGTCCTGGAACAAGGGGTTCAAAAAGAAATGTTACTAATGCCCTTCTGACCAGGAGGCATTGGTGCGATCACTAGAGTTACATGTGGGTGCGCAAAGTGGGGAGGGATATGAGCCACAGAGTACATTCTCCACATACCTGTATCAGGAACCAATGGAAAAGGGGCTTCAAGTAGGCTCTGAGCTCCTTCTTTGCAAAGACAAAGTAGCAGTCAGCTTCAGGCATGTGCAAAGGACGCCTAACATTCCTGCTTATCCAATCTGGCGGACAGCACAGTTGTGGCTCCAACTCCCCCACagctccaccacccccccaaccctgtcAAGAAGCAGGCACAGTGCCAAGCAGAATAGAACTTGCCAAACATTTCTCTGCTAAATTCCACGCCAGGCAGCAAGGTCACGTGATGGAGCCAATCAAATGAAAACAAGAGGTCCGAACAAGTAAAGGCGTGCTGCGG containing:
- the LOC140403979 gene encoding uncharacterized protein isoform X2, which gives rise to MKFRHVHQDSLKERGAVKNLIVAFFSVIFLAGSCRACNFGGFTPYSSSYDWKIEKLITHLPTDYNITVFLQDSASLDGCCVELQAMLALNRSIGHLYHHSVNPLQTVTSNVLAELRFLMDCPIRESSNCEMVRYSSSHLLQSLMDRFRSFDAKFKLQKCDFSQCTLNSCRTGRIEIMLPTVTNATTPSIEPGTFASGTDNPTTNATPTTQGNTTNPTPTSTHGDPTDITNPSSPLLTNGSLLGLTDRTSATPDLAGGRPADVNQTRPPPSLINAGLMDLINGSNAVPVLANGSLATAANRTEVNPTSLAPEKDGIMAATLRCNTEPSPAVAPLTTQMVVIVLVVSVLMNMFLVGCLLKRNRRLNM
- the LOC140403979 gene encoding uncharacterized protein isoform X1 gives rise to the protein MKFRHVHQDSLKERGAVKNLIVAFFSVIFLAGSCRACNFGGFTPYSSSYDWKIEKLITHLPTDYNITVFLQDSASLDGCCVELQAMLALNRSIGHLYHHSVNPLQTVTSNVLAELRFLMDCPIRESSNCEMVRYSSSHLLQSLMDRFRSFDAKFKLQKCDFSQCTLNSCRTGRIEIMLPTVTNATTPSIEPGTFASGTDNPTTNATPTTQGNTTNPTPTSTHGDPTDITNPSSPLLTNGSLLGLTDRTSATPDLAGGRPADVNQTRPPPSLINAGLMDLINGSNAVPVLANGSLATAANRTEVNPTSLAPEKDGIMAATLRCNTEPSPAVAPLTTQMVVIVLVVSVLMNMFLVGCLLKRNRRLAPAHMTEMEPLSEVEIAEA